The DNA region CGGCGGGCACTGCGACCAGCGCGGGACTACGACCAGTACGGGACCAGGGCAAGCGCGGGACCATGTCGTAGAGCGGGCGCTACGACCGTCCGGAGCGATACGACCGACCGCCCCGGCACCAGGACCAGGCCCAGGACCAGCCAACCCAGGCCCCACACCCGACCCAGGGACTACGACCAAGCCGCCACCACGTATCCCACGCCGTAGGGCGCGTCCTCGTACAGGAGCGCGCCCGCGAGCCCCGCGCCCTCGGCGGCGCCCGCGAGCACCTGCCAGGGTGCGCGGCCGGAGGCCTTCAACTCGTACGCCAGCTCCGCGTCCAGTGTCTTGAGCGCGGCCACGTCGGCCGTTCCGAGCGCATGCGCCACCTCCGCGTCGAAGCCCGCCGCCCGGTCGTCCAGATACCCGGGCGCCTTGAGCGTGCGGCATGCGCTGGCGTCGCCCATCACCAGCAACGCCACCCGCTCGCCCCGCTCGGCGATTTCCCTTCCGCTTTGGATACACCGCTCGGCCGCGAGAGGTTCCCCCACACCGAGACCTTCGACGGGGGCGTCCGACCAGTTCGTACGACCGAGCAGCCAGGCCGCGACCGCGAGCGACGGCGGCAGGGGCCGATCGGCGCCCTCGACGGGGCCGGATCCGGCCGGGCCTTCCAGCGTCCGGGCCCCGTTCCCGCCCAGCCTGACGTCGAGATCCACGCCGAAGCCGTGGAACGTGCCCCGGGCGCCCTCCGGGTGGGGTCCGCGGCCGCTCTGGTCGGCGGGACCCACGACCACCAGCCGGTCGGGCCGCGCGGCGGCCAGGACCCCCAGCGCGTCCGTGCAGGCGGCACGCGCGGTGTCCAGTTCGGGTGCGGCGCCCGCGGCGACGTCGGGCACTAGGAGGGGCGGGCAGGGGCAGACGGCGGCGGCGACAAGCATGATCGGCAGCGTAGCCCCGTGCGGCGGCCGGACGGCACTCCTCCTCGGCGGCCGGATGTCACTCCTCGGTGGAGCTCGTCGCCACACCCCGCCCAACGCAACGCCATACCCAACACCACGCCCCGCCCGCTCCGCCGGACGTCACTCCTCGATCAGCACGTCCGTGAGGTCGATGACCGTGAGGAGGAGCACGACGAGCTTGCCGTCGCTGATGACGTACTCGACGAACAGGTTCCGGGAGAGGGCTATCTCGCGGGTCGACTCGTCGCCGCCCACGGCGTGCGACAGCTTGTGGCGCGGGTCGGCGACCAGTATGGCCAGCCCGCGGTCCAGCACCTCCCGGCGCTCGACGGGAAGGCTGTCCCGGACGCGTGCGGCGCGCTCGGTGAACTCCACGCTGTACGGCATGAGGGACCCCTTCCCGGCCCGTGACGCGGTCAGTCGCAGCCGCACCCGCTGCCCGTGGCGACCGGCAGCGGCTCCGGCGCCCCGATCTTCGGCAGCCCCAGCATGACGCCCACCGGCTTCGCGGCCTCGGTGGCGTTGCGCTTGTCCCAGGCGTCCCCCGCGCGCGTGCGGCGCACATCGAGGACGGCGCCCTCGGCGAGCAGGTGGTGCGGGGCGGCGTACGTGATCTCGACGGTGACGACGTCGCCGGGGCGGACCTCGGTGTCGGGCTTGGTGAAGTGCACCAGGCGGTTGTCGGCGGCGCGGCCGGAGAGGCGGTGGGTGGCGCCGTCCTTGCGCCCCTCGCCCTCGGCGACCATCAGCTCCAGTGTGCGGCCGACCTGCTTCTTGTTCTCGTCCCAGGAGATCTCCTCCTGGAGGGCGACGAGACGCTCGTAGCGCGCCTGCACGACCTTCTTGGGGATCTGACCCTCCATGGTGGCCGCAGGGGTGCCGGGGCGCTTGGAGTACTGGAACGTAAACGCTTGCGCGAATCGGGCCTCGCGGACCGCGTGCAGGGTCTGCTCGAAGTCCTCCTCGGTCTCGCCGGGGAAGCCCACGATGATGTCGGTGGTGATCGCGGCGTGCGGGATCGCGGCGCGGACCTTGTCGATGATCCCGAGGTACCGCTCCTGCCGGTACGAGCGGCGCATCGCCTTCAGGACGGTGTCCGAACCGGACTGCATCGGCATGTGCAGCTGCGGCATGACGTTCGGGGTCTCGGCCATCGCGGCGATGACGTCGTCCGTGAAGTCGCGCGGATGCGGCGAGGTGAAGCGGACGCGCTCCAGGCCCGCGATCTTCCCGCAGGCCCGCAGGAGCTTGCTGAACGCCTCACGGTCGCCGATGTCGGAGCCGTAAGCGTTTACGTTCTGCCCGAGCAGCGTGATCTCGGAGACGCCCTCGCCGACCAGGGCCTCGATCTCGGCGAGGATGTCGCCGGTCCTTCGGTCCTTCTCCTTGCCTCGCAGCGCCGGGACGATGCAGAAGGTGCAGGTGTTGTTGCAACCGACGGAGATGGAGACCCAGGCCGCGTACGCGCTCTCGCGGCGGGTCGGCAGCGTCGAGGGGAACGCTTCGAGCGACTCGGCGATCTCGACCTGTGCCTCTTCCTGTACACGGGCGCGCTCCAGGAGGACGGGCAGCTTGCCGATGTTGTGCGTACCGAAGACGACGTCGACCCAGGGCGCCTTCTTCACGATGGTGTCCCGGTCCTTCTGGGCGAGGCAGCCGCCGACGGCGATCTGCATGCCGGGCCGCTTCGTCTTCATCGGCGCGAGCCTGCCGAGGTTGCCGTAGAGACGGTTGTCGGCGTTCTCCCGCACCGCGCAGGTGTTGAAGACGACGACGTCCGCGTCACCGTCGGAACCCTCGGGCGCACGTACGTATCCGGCGTCCTCGAGCAGCCCGGAGAGCCGTTCCGAGTCGTGGACGTTCATCTGACATCCGTAAGTGCGTACTTCATACGTTCTCGTCAGGTCCACTGCACGGCTCCGGTCGCTGCTGCTCATGCGACAAGGGTAGGCGGTGCCCGGAGTACGTCCGGCCCTGGCGCCTGTCGTGCGGGGGCCGGCGGACCTCGGCGCTCGCGTCCGGAGGCCCGGCCCTGGTCATCGTGGGCGGTGTGCTGGCAGGATCGCGCGCATGTTCCAGGCATTTTCCCGTATCGGCAGACGCCGGGCCCTGCAGGGTTCGGCCGCCGCCTTCGTGGCCTTCGGGCTGCTCCTGTGGTGGCTGCTGCCCCTGGGCAAGAGCTCACCGGACGGGACGGTGTCCTTCAGTACGGGATCGGCGTCCGGCGTGTACCAGCTGTACGGGACGCTGCTGCAGGAGGCGCTCGCGAAGGACATGCCCCGCCTGAAGGTGGAGCTGGAAGGGAGCGAGGGCTCGCAGCAGAACGTGCAGCGGGTCGCCACCGGGCAGGCCGATTTCACCATCGCGGCCGCCGACGCGGTGGCGAAGTACCAGCGGGAGGGCGGCCGGGGCGCGGACCTGCTGCGCGGCTGCGCCCGGCTGTACGACGACTATGTGCACGTGGTCGTCCCCCAGAGTTCCACCGTGGAGACCATCGGGGAGCTGAAGGGCAAGCGGGTCGCGGTGGGGCCGCGCGGCTCCGGGGTGCGGCTGATCGCCGAGCATGTGCTGGCAGCGGCCGGCCTCGACCTGGACAAGGACATCCAGCCGGTGTCCGTCGGCATAGGAGACATGCCGGAGCTGCTCGAATCGAAGAAGATCGACGCCTTCTTCTGGTCCGGCGGGCTCCCGACGAAAGCCGTGAGTGACCTCTCGGACAGGACCGACATCAGGCTGCTCCAGATCACCCCCGACCTCGTGAAGAAGCTGCACGAACAAGGCCAGGAAGCCGAGTACTACCGGTCCGCCGTCATGCCGGCGGATGCCTATCCCCGTGCCCAGTCCGGAGAATCCGTGCAGACGGTGGCGGTGGCGAACCTGCTCGTGACCCGGGCGGGGACGGACGCGGAGCTGACCGAGGGGATGACCCGCACGGTGATCCACAGTCGCGACCGCATCGGCGAGGAGGTGCACGCGGCACAGCGTGTGGACCTGCGGACCGCCATCTACACGGATCCGCTGGACCTGGACGAGGGTGCGAGTCGCTACTACCGCTCGGTCAAGCCGTAGCGGTTCGAACGGCGGCAGGTCAGGGGGCGGCACAGGCGCCGCTCGCGCGGCCGTTCAGGTTCCCGGCACCGTCCGCGGCACGCTCACCGTCACCTTCAGGCCGTGCGGCTCGTGGTGCTCGTACGCGATGGCGCCGCCGCCCGCCGCGAGCAGGGCCCGGGAGATGGACAGGCCGAGGCCGGAGCCCTTGACGTTCTGGTGGCCGGGGCTGCGCCAGAAGCGGTCGCCGACACGGGTGAGCTCCTCGTCGCTGAGTCCGGGACCGAGGTCGGTGACGACGATGGTCGAGACCTCGCCGTTGGAGGCCACCTCGACCTCGACGGACTTTCCCTCGGGGGTGAACTTCAGCGCGTTGTCGATCACGGCGTCCAGGGCGCTGGAGAGGGCGACGGGGTCGGCCCACGCGGTCGTGGCGGGGCAGGTCCCGACGAGTCGTACGCCCTTGTCGTCTGCGACCGGCGACCAGGACGCCACGCGCTCGGCGGTCAGCTCACCGATGTCGGTGAGCCGCAGGTCCGCCTCGGCGTGCTCGGCGAGGGCGAGGTCCAGCAGGTCGTCCAGGACCTGCGCGAGACGCTTGCCCTCGGTGCGGACGGAGGCGATCTCCTCGTTGCCCTCGGGGAGTTCCAGGGCGAGCAGTTCGATGCGCAGCAGCAGGGCGGACAGGGGGTTGCGCAGCTGGTGCGAGGCGTCGGCGACGAAGGCGCGCTGCTGTTCCAGCACGTCCTCGACGTTGTCTGCCATCTCGTTGAACGACCGGGCCAGGCGCCTGAGTTCCGGCGGCCCGCCCGCGGCCGCGACACGGGACTTCAGGCGGCCGGTCGCGATGTCGTGGGTGGTGGCGTCGAGGACGCGTACGGGCCGCAGCACCCAGCCGGTCAGGCGCAGCGCGGCGCTGAGTGCGAGGAGCATCGCGGCGATCTCACCGACGCCGATGACCAGCCAGCCGCGCAGGATCTGCGAGCGCATCTGTCCGGTTGGCGAGTCGGTGACCACGACGGCGATGACGTCACCGTCCCGGATGACGGGGGATGCCACGACGAGACGGTCCCGCTGCCACGGCCAGACCTGTGCGGGGTCGTGGCTGCGGCGGCTCTGGAAGGCCTCGGCGAAGGCGTCGCGGGCCTCGCCCTTCACGGGGATGTACCAGTCCGCGGGCGCCTTGGCCATGATGCTGTCGCGGTAGAACACGCCGACCTTGATGCCGTACAGCCCGTTGTACTTGATGAGTTCCCTGCCGAGCGTGTTGAGGCGCTCGTCCGAGGCGTCGACGCGTGAGCCCTTCGGCGGGTCGGTGACGAACTGTGCGAGGGACGCGAAGCGGGCCGTGTCGTCGATCCGGTCGACGACCACCTTCTGCTGCTGGGCGGCCGCCAGGCTGACGGCGAGGGGGACGCCGAGGGCGAGCAGTACGGCCGCCATCAGGACGATGAGCAGCGGGAGGAGACGTGCGCGCACCTGGCCCCGCTACGCGGCGGGCGCGACGAGCCGGTACCCGACGCCGCGCACGGTCTCGATCAGGGCCGGCATGCGCAGCTTGGAGCGCAGGGACGCGACGTGCACCTCCAGGGTGCGGCCGGTCCCCTCCCAGCTGGTACGCCAGACCTCGCTGATGATCTGTTCCCGCCGGAACACCACGCCAGGACGCTGGGCGAGGAGTGCGAGAAGGTCGAACTCCTTGCGGGTCAGTTGGACAACCGAACCGTCCACGCTGACCTGGCGGGTGGGCAGTTCGATCCGTACGGGGCCCAGGTTCAGTGCGGTCTCGCCGGGGGCCGCGGTCTCGTCGGCGACGTTGCGCCGGCTGACGGCGTGGATACGGGCGAGGAGTTCCCCGGTGTCGTACGGCTTCACCACGTAGTCGTCGGCGCCGAGGTTGAGGCCGTGGATCCGGGAGCGTACGTCGGCGCGCGCGGTGACCATGATCACGGGGATGCTGGTGCGCTTGCGGATCTTGCCGCAGACCTCGTAGCCGTCCTGGTCGGGCAGGCCGAGGTCGAGGAGCACCACTCCGAAGCCGGCGCCTTCGGGAACGAGCGCCTGGAGGGCCTCCTCGCCACTGCGGGCGTGGGTCACGTCGAAGCCGTGACGTGCGAGAACCGCGGACAGAGCGGCGGCCACGTGGTTGTCGTCCTCGACGAGGAGCAGTCTCATCCCGGCCCCCTTCGGTTCATCGGTCGTACGTTTTCGGTGGATAGACGTGGGCACGCGCGCGTGCCCCCTGGAAGTCAGTCCGATGACGCTGCAGGCGTCAAGTGTGTTCGGGGCGCGGCCGACTTCCGTTACGCAGCCGGTACGTGCCCGCCGCGGCCTTCACGAAGAGTGTCCGGTTGCTACCAGATCGTTATGCTCAATTTCCCCTCAGATGTAATGACGCTGGTCGTGCGGCATCACTACTGTCCTCCGCAACCGAGGAGGACGGAGCAAGAGGCCGATGACCGAAGTATCGGTGACCAAGGACGCCGTACCCGCGGCCGACGATCTGGTCGTACTGAAGAACGTCAACAAGCACTTCGGTGCGTTGCACGTGCTCCAGGACATCGACCTGACGATCGCGCGTGGTGAGGTCGTCGTGGTCATCGGGCCCTCCGGGTCCGGAAAGTCCACCCTGTGCCGCGCCATCAATCGCCTGGAGATGATCGACTCGGGAGACATCTCGATCGACGGCAAGCCGCTGCCCGAGGAGGGCAAGGAACTGGCCCGGCTGCGGGCCGATGTCGGCATGGTCTTCCAGTCCTTCAACCTCTTCGCGCACAAGACGGTGCTCGAGAACGTGATGCTGGGCCAGCTCAAGGTCCGTAAGGCGGACAAGAAGGCCGCGGAGGAGAAGGCCCGCGGGCTGCTCGACCGGGTGGGTGTCGCCACGCAGGCGGACAAGTACCCCGCCCAGCTCTCCGGCGGTCAGCAGCAGCGTGTCGCGATCGCGCGGGCGCTGGCGATGGACCCCAAGGTCATGCTCTTCGACGAGCCGACGTCGGCTCTCGACCCGGAGATGATCAACGAGGTCCTGGAAGTCATGCAGCAGCTTGCGCGTGACGGGATGACGATGGTTGTAGTCACACACGAGATGGGTTTCGCCCGTTCGGCCGCCAACCGCGTCGTCTTCATGGCGGACGGGCGCATCGTCGAAGAGGCTGTGCCGGACCAGTTCTTCAGCAACCCCCGCAGCGACCGGGCGAAGGACTTCCTGTCGAAGATCCTGCACCACTGACGGCCTGCGTCACCCGCCACCGACGGATCGCACATCTTCACCACTCAAAGGATGTTCACCATGAAGCTCCGCAAGGTCACCGCCGCCTCGGCCGCCGTCCTCGCACTCGCCCTCACGGCCACCGCCTGCGGTTCGGACGACAAGGACAGCGACAGCGCTGACACCGGCTCCGGCGGCAGCAAGAAGATCACCATCGGCATCAAGTTCGACCAGCCCGGCATCGGCCAGAAAACGCCGCAGGGCTACGAGGGCTTCGACGTCGACGTCGCGACGTACGTCGCCAAGCAGCTCGGTTACAACGCGGACCAGATCCAGTGGAAGGAAGCGAAGAGCGCCGACCGCGAGACCATGCTCCAGCGTGGTGACGTCGACTTCATCGCCGCCTCCTACTCGATCAACGACGAGCGCGCCGCGAAGGTCGACTTCGCCGGTCCGTACCTCCTGGCCCACCAGGACGTCCTGATCCGCGCCGACGACGACTCGATCAAGACGCCGAAGGACCTCAACGACAAGAAGCTGTGTTCGGTGACGGGCTCCACCTCGGCGCAGAACGTCAAGGACAAGCTCGCCCCCAAGGCTCAGCTGCAGGAGTACCCGACGTACTCGGCCTGCCTGACCGGTGTCCAGAGCGGCCAGCTCGACGCGCTGACCACGGACGACTCGATCCTCGCCGGCTACGCCTCGCAGGCGAACTTCAAGGGCAAGTTCAAGCTCGGCGGCTTCAAGATGACCAACGAGAACTACGGCATCGGCGTCAAGAAGGGCAGCGACCTCAAGGCCAAGATCGACACGGCTCTCGAGAAGATGGTCTCCGACGGTGCGTGGGAGAAGGCCGTGACGGCCAACTTCGGCCCGGCGAACTACAAGAACGAGCCCGCCCCGAAGATCGGCAACATCGTCAAGTGAAGCGGGACCTGACCTGACAGGTGCGCCGTCCTCCGGGGCGGCGCACCTGTCAGGACGGCCCCTCCCCACACGCGGAAGCGCGGGAGATCGTGTTCGACTTTCTTGAAGGTTACGACCTGTGGGAAGCCTTCTGGACGACGGTGCAACTGACCGTCCTGTCCGCCGTCGGCTCCCTGATCTGGGGGACCCTGCTGGCCGCCATGCGGGTCGGCCCGGTGCCTCTCATGCGCGGTTTCGGTACCGCCTACGTCAACATCGTGCGGAACATCCCGCTCACCGTGATCATCCTGTTCGCCTCGCTCGGCCTGAACCAGACGCTGGGTATCAGCCTCGGATCGGACCAGGTCGACACCACGAACTTCCGGCTCGCGGTGCTCGGTCTGATCATGTACACCTCGGCGTTCGTGTGTGAGGCACTGCGGTCCGGCATCAACACGGTGCCTGTCGGCCAGGCCGAGGCGGCACGCGCCATCGGCCTGAACTTCACGCAGGTGCTGACGCTGATCGTGCTGCCCCAGGCATTCCGTTCGGTCGTGGGCCCGCTGGCGAACGTCCTGATCGCGTTGACCAAGAACACCACGGTGGCCGCCGCGATCGGTGTCGCCGAGGCGGCGCTGCTGATGAAGGAGATGATCGAGAACGAGGCGCAGCTCATCGCGATCTCCGCGGTCTTCGCATTCGGATTCGTGTGTCTGACGCTGCCGACCGGTCTGATCCTCGGCTGGGTGAGCAAGAAGGTGGCGGTGAAGCGATGAGCTCGGTCCTCTACGACGCCCAGGGCCCGCGGGCCAAGCGGCGGAACATCGTGTTCTCCGTGGTGTTCCTCGCCGCCCTCGCCGCGGTGCTGTGGTGGGTGTACACCATGCTGGACGAGAAGGGCCAGCTCGAGTGGGTGCTGTGGAAGCCCTTCTTCACCGACACCGAAGTCTGGAGCACGTACCTCTGGCCGGGGCTCCAGAACACGCTCAAGGCCGCGGCGCTCTCCATGGTCATCGCACTGCCGCTCGGTGCCGTCCTCGGTATCGCCCGGCTGTCCGAGCACGCCTGGGTACGCGTCCCGGCCGGCGCTGTGGTGGAGTTCTTCCGCGCCATCCCGGTGCTGGTCCTCATGATCTTCGGCCTCGCGCTGTTCTCGGAGTACACGAACGTCAACGCGGACGACCGTCCGCTGTACGCGGTCGTCACCGGCCTGGTGCTCTACAACTCCTCGGTCCTCGCGGAGATCGTCCGGGCAGGCATCCTGTCGCTGCCCAGGGGCCAGGCCGAGGCGGCGTTGGCGGTCGGTCTGCGCAAGAACCAGGTGATGCGGTTCATCCTGCTGCCACAGGCGGTCACGGCGATGCTGCCGGCGATCGTCAGCCAGCTCGTGGTGATCGTGAAGGACACGGCACTCGGTGGCGCCGTCCTCACCTTCTCCGACCTGATGGCGGCCGTCAGCCCGATGAGCGCCTACTACGGCGCGAACACCATCGCCAGCTTCACGATCGTCGCTGTGATCTACATCGTGATCAACTTCGCCCTCACGAGCTTCGCGAGCTGGCTGGAGGGCAGGCTGCGCCGCGGCAAGAAGTCCACCGGCGCGGTCCTCGGAGTGGACGCGGTCGACGAGCTCAGCGCGCCCGGCGACCACGTGGACGTCACCCACGAGGTCGACAAGGGTCCGTGAACGAACCGCGCACACCGAAGAACTGACGAGATGTGAGCAACCGGAGGCAGTGGCATGATCGCCACTGCCTCCGTCACTTGACGCAAGCACCGGCAATGGGTTGCATACGTTCTGTGATCGTGCACCCCGCTCCACCTGCCTCTCCCGGTAAGACACTCGGCACACCTCTCCGGGCAGGGGGCGCCGCGCCGTGGACCCGGTGATCATCGTCGGAGCGGGGCCCGTCGGACTCACGCTCGCCCTGGCGCTGGCCCGCCAGGAGGTCCCGTCCATCGTTCTGGACGAGGGTCCCGGCAAGGACGAACAGAGGCTCGCGCGCACGGTCGTACTGCGTGAGGACACCACCGCGCTGGTCGAGCGGCTGACGGGGTTCCCGCTCGCCGAGGCCGGTTTCCGTTGGGCCGGATGGCGGTCGATGCGGCGCAAGCAGGTGATGCGGCAGATCACGTTCGGCGACGACGAGCCCGCACCCCTGCACGTCCCCCAGCACGTACTGACCGCCGCGCTCAGAGCAGCCATCGCGACCGAGCGCCTGGTCAAGGTCGCCGTGGACAGCCGCCTCGACTCGATCGAGCAGGAGACCTCGGGCGTCACGGCGCACACCCGCGAGCCCAAGGGCACGTGGTGGCGCGGCAGCTATCTGATCGGCTGCGACGGACCGCGTTCGACGGTGCGCAAGCTCCAGGACATCCGCTTCCCAGGTCGCACCGCCGTCGAGCGACACGCCGTCGCCGCGCTGCGTACGGAACTTCCGTGGCCCGGCGAGGCGTTGTTGCACCGGATGCCGCCGTGGCGGACGTCGGGCCCCTCGGCCGGGGAGGTGACCGCGCGTCCGCTCGCCGACGACGTGTGGCGCCTGGACTGGCTGCTGCCGCCGGGCAAGGACCTGGTCACGCCGGACCTGCTGGTGGCCCGCGTGCGCGAGACCCTCGCGGGCTGGAGCGGGGGCACCACACCCCCGTACGAACTGCTGGACACCGGAGTCCACACAGTGCATCACCGGCTGGCGCGCCGGTGGCGGGCCGGCCGTGTCTTCCTGGCCGGGGACGCCGCGCATCTGCTCGGTGCGCTCGGTACGCAGGGTCTCGACGACGGCCTGCGGGACGCCGACAACCTCGCGTGGAAGCTGTCCCTCGCCTGGCACCACGGCCCTCACGAGGCGCTGCTCGACAGTTACCAGGTGGAGCGGCGCGCGGTCGTCGCCGCCCGCCTGCGCGCCGCGGACCAGGCGCTGCCGATACTGCGGGCCGGAGGCCTGCGCTCCGCGGTGCCCGGGTCGGCGCGCGGCCATGACTCGCTGCTCACCGACGGCCATCTGGGGCGCGGCCAGCTGGGCGCGCCGGGGGCGTACGCCGATTCGCCTCTCGCGCCTCCACGCGCCGAGTCGTCGGCCGAGGTCGGCACGGAGGTGGGCGATCAGGTCGCCGATGTACGGGTGACTGCGGAGGACGGTTCCTTCGTACGGCTGCGGGACAGGCTGGGCCACGGGGCGCTGCTGGTCCTGCTGATCGCGCCGGGGACCGGGGTGTGGGAGCGCAAGCACTGGGTGACTGCCGGGATCATGCCGCGTCTCGCGGCCGCCGTGACCGCGCTGCCGCACCATGCCGAGCTGCTGGTCGCGGAGAGCTACCCGGGTGCGGCGGCGCACACGGTGCTGCTGATCCGCCCGGACGGGCACCTGGTCACGGCGCTCAGCGGGGTACGCCCGGCGGATCTGTACGAGGCGGCGGAGGCGGCGCTGGGCGGCCCCCGGGCCACGGCCAAGGCCGCGGCGGGGACGTCCTGAGTGCGCTCTGTCCAGTCGGTGACACTGAGTTGACCGGTCCGGACCGTCATGGTGTACTCCGGATCGTGACCGACACCTGTGTGCGCCTGTGGCGGAGGGTCCATATGGACCTCGTCCGCTATGCGGGCTGCGTGTGTCGCCCGTCCTGCTGAATTCGCATCCTCTCCACCCGCGCGCGTCGCCGACGTCGTTCCCGCGCGCTCCACGCGAACGCTGACCAGGACGGTACCCGTGTCTGTCTCCCCTTCCCTGACGCCCTCTGCCTCCGCCGCCGCGCCGGCTCACGGCCCCACGCAGGCCGAGCTGCTCGACTTCGTCCGGCGCACGGCCGCCGACACCGAGCTGATCGCCTCTCTCCCGCTCGACCCCGAGGGCCGTACGTGGGTACGCCTCGAAGGGCCCGGCGGCAGCGAGGCGTGGCTCATCGGCTGGCCGCCCGGCACGGGCACCGGCTGGCACGACCACGCCGAGTCGGTCGGCGCCTTCCTCACGGCGTCGGGCGAACTCAAGGAGAACTCGCTCACCGCCCGGCTGCCCACGGACGGCTGGAAGACCCTCGAACTGACCGAGGACATCGACCGGGAACGGCGGCTACAGGCAGGCAAGGGCCGTTCCTTCGGTCGTCACCATGTGCACGAGGTGCTCAACGAGTCCACGGAGGAGCACGCGGTCTCCGTCCACGCGTACTACCCGCCGCTGCCGCAGATCCGCCGCTACAGCCGCAGCGGCCAGATCCTGCGCCTTGAGCAGGTCGAGCGCCCGGCGGACTGGCAGTGACCGCCGAGGGTTCCGTACGAGCCGGAAGCCCGGTCGGAATCGACGAGTTGCTGGAGCGGGTCCGTGAGGACCTCGACCGGGTCGAGGCCGACACCGCCCACGACGCCGCGCGGGCGGGCGAGGCCCTGCTGGTGGACATCCGGTACGCGGCACTGCGCGAGCGCGACGGGCTGATCCCCGGCGCCCTCGTCGTCGAACGCAACGAACTGGAGTGGCGCCTCGACCCCCATGGCAGCCATCGTGCTCCCGAAGCCACGAGCCATGACCTACGCGTCGTGATCGTCTGCAACGAGGGCTACGCGTCGAGCCTCGCGGCCGCGTCGCTGCGCCGGTTGGGCCTGCATCGGGCGACAGACCTGGTGGGCGGTTTCCAGGCCTGGCGTGCGGCCGGCCTGCCGGTGACTTCCCGGACTTCCGGTCAGACCTCCTGATCCGGCGCGC from Streptomyces sp. NBC_00258 includes:
- a CDS encoding glutamate ABC transporter substrate-binding protein — encoded protein: MKLRKVTAASAAVLALALTATACGSDDKDSDSADTGSGGSKKITIGIKFDQPGIGQKTPQGYEGFDVDVATYVAKQLGYNADQIQWKEAKSADRETMLQRGDVDFIAASYSINDERAAKVDFAGPYLLAHQDVLIRADDDSIKTPKDLNDKKLCSVTGSTSAQNVKDKLAPKAQLQEYPTYSACLTGVQSGQLDALTTDDSILAGYASQANFKGKFKLGGFKMTNENYGIGVKKGSDLKAKIDTALEKMVSDGAWEKAVTANFGPANYKNEPAPKIGNIVK
- the miaB gene encoding tRNA (N6-isopentenyl adenosine(37)-C2)-methylthiotransferase MiaB; translation: MSSSDRSRAVDLTRTYEVRTYGCQMNVHDSERLSGLLEDAGYVRAPEGSDGDADVVVFNTCAVRENADNRLYGNLGRLAPMKTKRPGMQIAVGGCLAQKDRDTIVKKAPWVDVVFGTHNIGKLPVLLERARVQEEAQVEIAESLEAFPSTLPTRRESAYAAWVSISVGCNNTCTFCIVPALRGKEKDRRTGDILAEIEALVGEGVSEITLLGQNVNAYGSDIGDREAFSKLLRACGKIAGLERVRFTSPHPRDFTDDVIAAMAETPNVMPQLHMPMQSGSDTVLKAMRRSYRQERYLGIIDKVRAAIPHAAITTDIIVGFPGETEEDFEQTLHAVREARFAQAFTFQYSKRPGTPAATMEGQIPKKVVQARYERLVALQEEISWDENKKQVGRTLELMVAEGEGRKDGATHRLSGRAADNRLVHFTKPDTEVRPGDVVTVEITYAAPHHLLAEGAVLDVRRTRAGDAWDKRNATEAAKPVGVMLGLPKIGAPEPLPVATGSGCGCD
- a CDS encoding class III extradiol dioxygenase subunit B-like domain-containing protein; amino-acid sequence: MLVAAAVCPCPPLLVPDVAAGAAPELDTARAACTDALGVLAAARPDRLVVVGPADQSGRGPHPEGARGTFHGFGVDLDVRLGGNGARTLEGPAGSGPVEGADRPLPPSLAVAAWLLGRTNWSDAPVEGLGVGEPLAAERCIQSGREIAERGERVALLVMGDASACRTLKAPGYLDDRAAGFDAEVAHALGTADVAALKTLDAELAYELKASGRAPWQVLAGAAEGAGLAGALLYEDAPYGVGYVVAAWS
- a CDS encoding amino acid ABC transporter ATP-binding protein; this encodes MTEVSVTKDAVPAADDLVVLKNVNKHFGALHVLQDIDLTIARGEVVVVIGPSGSGKSTLCRAINRLEMIDSGDISIDGKPLPEEGKELARLRADVGMVFQSFNLFAHKTVLENVMLGQLKVRKADKKAAEEKARGLLDRVGVATQADKYPAQLSGGQQQRVAIARALAMDPKVMLFDEPTSALDPEMINEVLEVMQQLARDGMTMVVVTHEMGFARSAANRVVFMADGRIVEEAVPDQFFSNPRSDRAKDFLSKILHH
- a CDS encoding amino acid ABC transporter permease gives rise to the protein MFDFLEGYDLWEAFWTTVQLTVLSAVGSLIWGTLLAAMRVGPVPLMRGFGTAYVNIVRNIPLTVIILFASLGLNQTLGISLGSDQVDTTNFRLAVLGLIMYTSAFVCEALRSGINTVPVGQAEAARAIGLNFTQVLTLIVLPQAFRSVVGPLANVLIALTKNTTVAAAIGVAEAALLMKEMIENEAQLIAISAVFAFGFVCLTLPTGLILGWVSKKVAVKR
- a CDS encoding response regulator transcription factor, translated to MRLLLVEDDNHVAAALSAVLARHGFDVTHARSGEEALQALVPEGAGFGVVLLDLGLPDQDGYEVCGKIRKRTSIPVIMVTARADVRSRIHGLNLGADDYVVKPYDTGELLARIHAVSRRNVADETAAPGETALNLGPVRIELPTRQVSVDGSVVQLTRKEFDLLALLAQRPGVVFRREQIISEVWRTSWEGTGRTLEVHVASLRSKLRMPALIETVRGVGYRLVAPAA
- a CDS encoding sensor histidine kinase, with protein sequence MRARLLPLLIVLMAAVLLALGVPLAVSLAAAQQQKVVVDRIDDTARFASLAQFVTDPPKGSRVDASDERLNTLGRELIKYNGLYGIKVGVFYRDSIMAKAPADWYIPVKGEARDAFAEAFQSRRSHDPAQVWPWQRDRLVVASPVIRDGDVIAVVVTDSPTGQMRSQILRGWLVIGVGEIAAMLLALSAALRLTGWVLRPVRVLDATTHDIATGRLKSRVAAAGGPPELRRLARSFNEMADNVEDVLEQQRAFVADASHQLRNPLSALLLRIELLALELPEGNEEIASVRTEGKRLAQVLDDLLDLALAEHAEADLRLTDIGELTAERVASWSPVADDKGVRLVGTCPATTAWADPVALSSALDAVIDNALKFTPEGKSVEVEVASNGEVSTIVVTDLGPGLSDEELTRVGDRFWRSPGHQNVKGSGLGLSISRALLAAGGGAIAYEHHEPHGLKVTVSVPRTVPGT
- a CDS encoding TAXI family TRAP transporter solute-binding subunit, translating into MFQAFSRIGRRRALQGSAAAFVAFGLLLWWLLPLGKSSPDGTVSFSTGSASGVYQLYGTLLQEALAKDMPRLKVELEGSEGSQQNVQRVATGQADFTIAAADAVAKYQREGGRGADLLRGCARLYDDYVHVVVPQSSTVETIGELKGKRVAVGPRGSGVRLIAEHVLAAAGLDLDKDIQPVSVGIGDMPELLESKKIDAFFWSGGLPTKAVSDLSDRTDIRLLQITPDLVKKLHEQGQEAEYYRSAVMPADAYPRAQSGESVQTVAVANLLVTRAGTDAELTEGMTRTVIHSRDRIGEEVHAAQRVDLRTAIYTDPLDLDEGASRYYRSVKP